One segment of Methanolinea mesophila DNA contains the following:
- a CDS encoding GIY-YIG nuclease family protein — MGKGIYCLVISGGGVPVQIGALGERFFPEGYYVYAGSALGSGGLQARVGRHIRVAATPGSRTHWHIDHLLHDPSFRLAGVYCAETGERKECSLAGALGGGKVHWFGSSDCRCPSHLFFFAAHPGPEIRRAFRELGLAWTERTL; from the coding sequence ATGGGTAAAGGGATCTACTGCCTGGTAATCTCGGGGGGAGGGGTCCCGGTCCAAATAGGCGCCCTCGGAGAACGTTTTTTTCCCGAAGGGTACTACGTCTACGCCGGGTCGGCGCTCGGTTCCGGAGGCCTTCAGGCCCGGGTCGGGAGACATATCCGCGTAGCGGCGACACCCGGTTCCAGGACCCACTGGCACATCGATCACCTCCTCCATGACCCGTCGTTCCGTCTGGCCGGGGTATATTGTGCGGAGACAGGGGAACGGAAAGAGTGCAGCCTTGCCGGTGCCCTCGGGGGCGGTAAGGTGCACTGGTTCGGGTCGAGTGACTGTAGGTGCCCCTCCCACCTCTTCTTTTTCGCCGCTCACCCTGGTCCCGAAATCCGGCGGGCGTTCCGGGAGCTCGGTCTTGCATGGACCGAGAGAACACTATAA
- a CDS encoding MBL fold metallo-hydrolase, with amino-acid sequence MSVRWIPGESFLGNGFVAGNVLVDAGVSPVAVERFSAQIEYIVLTHCHYDHIAYVKEIAHMCDARVAIHRLDAPGLVDDRESLAFNFGGRSPGIVPDLVLEEGDRVGGLLVLHTPGHTRGSICLYSEEGRDLISGDTVFTDGGFGRFDFPGGSRASLGESLDRLSELEVRGLYPGHGTPVEEGGERHIAAARDLLKSCYG; translated from the coding sequence ATGTCTGTCCGGTGGATCCCGGGAGAGTCATTCCTCGGCAACGGCTTCGTGGCGGGGAACGTCCTGGTCGACGCAGGCGTGAGCCCGGTGGCGGTCGAGCGGTTTTCAGCGCAGATCGAGTATATTGTCCTCACCCACTGCCACTACGACCATATCGCCTACGTAAAAGAGATCGCCCATATGTGCGATGCCAGGGTTGCCATACACCGGCTGGACGCGCCGGGGCTGGTCGACGACAGGGAGAGCCTGGCCTTCAACTTCGGCGGCCGGTCGCCGGGAATTGTCCCGGATCTCGTCCTGGAGGAGGGGGATCGTGTAGGAGGGCTCCTGGTCCTGCATACCCCGGGCCACACCCGGGGGAGTATCTGCCTCTACTCGGAGGAGGGGCGGGACCTCATCTCCGGGGACACGGTCTTTACCGACGGAGGATTCGGGCGGTTCGACTTTCCGGGAGGGAGCCGGGCATCATTGGGGGAGTCGCTGGACCGGCTCTCGGAGCTCGAGGTCAGGGGCCTCTACCCAGGTCACGGCACCCCCGTGGAAGAGGGCGGAGAACGTCACATCGCCGCCGCCCGGGATCTCCTGAAGAGTTGTTATGGGTAA
- the thiC gene encoding phosphomethylpyrimidine synthase ThiC, translated as MQSLIRESLSGVPTEVHEAAHREGLAPRDLARLVARGRAVIPVNPARPHPPIAIGQGCRVKVNVNVGTSGERCDENLEMAKARAALANGADTLMDLSTGGDLPRMRKKILDLPVPVGTVPVYEAVRRAGNAADVDADLLFSVIRDHCREGVDFLTLHCGVNRQALEALHADPRIMQVVSRGGAFHVAMMVQREEENPLYAEFDYLLEILSEYSVVASLGDGMRPGCLQDAERRAKSVEYLTLGSLAQRSLEAGVQRMVEGPGHIPLTQVEYNVRMIKELTDDAPLYLLGPLVTDIAPGYDHVVSAIGGAVAAMHGADFLCMVSPSEHLALPQEEDIVEGTRVAKLAAHVGDLCRGPDGHKDPRELQMAEARARLDWEEQFRLALSGDAARKVHRRDGELETCSMCGELCAVKLVRELFEKERKG; from the coding sequence ATGCAATCCCTTATCCGGGAGTCCCTTTCCGGAGTCCCCACCGAGGTCCACGAGGCGGCACACCGGGAAGGCCTGGCCCCCCGCGACCTCGCCAGGCTGGTGGCCCGCGGCAGAGCGGTTATCCCGGTCAACCCGGCACGCCCCCACCCCCCGATCGCCATCGGGCAGGGGTGCCGGGTGAAGGTGAACGTGAACGTGGGCACCTCCGGGGAACGGTGTGACGAGAACCTGGAGATGGCCAAGGCCAGGGCGGCGCTCGCGAACGGTGCGGATACCCTCATGGACCTCTCCACGGGGGGCGACCTGCCCCGCATGCGAAAGAAGATCCTGGACCTCCCCGTGCCGGTAGGGACGGTACCTGTCTACGAGGCGGTGCGGAGGGCGGGAAATGCCGCCGACGTGGACGCCGACCTGCTCTTCTCGGTGATCCGGGACCACTGCCGTGAGGGGGTGGACTTCCTCACCCTCCATTGCGGGGTGAACAGACAGGCGCTGGAGGCGCTCCATGCGGACCCGAGGATCATGCAGGTGGTCTCCCGCGGGGGGGCCTTCCACGTGGCCATGATGGTCCAGCGTGAGGAGGAAAACCCGCTTTATGCCGAGTTCGACTACCTGCTCGAGATCCTCTCCGAGTACTCGGTAGTGGCGAGCCTCGGCGACGGGATGAGGCCGGGGTGTCTTCAGGACGCCGAGCGTCGGGCGAAGTCCGTGGAGTACCTCACTCTTGGCTCGCTCGCCCAGCGTTCACTCGAGGCCGGGGTGCAGCGGATGGTCGAGGGCCCGGGGCACATCCCCCTCACCCAGGTGGAGTATAACGTCAGAATGATCAAGGAGCTGACCGACGATGCCCCGCTCTACCTCCTCGGCCCCCTGGTCACCGACATCGCACCGGGCTACGACCACGTGGTCTCCGCCATCGGGGGAGCGGTTGCCGCCATGCACGGGGCGGACTTCCTGTGCATGGTAAGCCCCAGCGAGCACCTTGCTCTGCCGCAGGAGGAAGACATCGTGGAAGGCACGCGTGTCGCAAAACTGGCCGCCCACGTGGGAGACCTCTGCAGGGGGCCGGACGGGCACAAGGATCCCCGCGAGCTCCAGATGGCCGAGGCGCGGGCACGGCTCGACTGGGAGGAGCAGTTCAGGCTGGCCCTCTCGGGTGACGCCGCCCGGAAGGTGCACCGGCGGGACGGGGAACTCGAGACCTGTTCCATGTGCGGGGAGCTTTGTGCAGTCAAACTGGTCCGGGAACTTTTCGAAAAGGAGAGAAAGGGATAA
- the purE gene encoding 5-(carboxyamino)imidazole ribonucleotide mutase: MVEVSIICGSASDQPVAEKAWKLLKEHGISYDFQVISAHREPDALDEYIRATDCRVFIAIAGLSAALPGVIASKTKKPVIGVPVSGKLMGFDALLSIVQMPKGVPVACVGVDNGENAALLAIRILELK; encoded by the coding sequence ATGGTAGAGGTATCGATTATCTGTGGATCCGCCTCAGATCAGCCGGTGGCCGAAAAGGCCTGGAAACTGTTGAAAGAACACGGGATCAGTTACGATTTCCAGGTTATCTCGGCACACAGGGAACCCGACGCACTGGACGAATATATCCGCGCCACCGATTGCAGGGTGTTCATCGCAATCGCGGGACTGTCCGCCGCGCTCCCCGGGGTCATCGCGTCCAAGACGAAAAAACCGGTCATCGGTGTCCCGGTTTCCGGGAAACTGATGGGATTCGACGCCCTCCTCTCCATCGTGCAGATGCCGAAAGGGGTCCCGGTCGCCTGCGTCGGGGTGGACAACGGGGAGAACGCCGCGCTTCTCGCGATCAGGATACTGGAATTGAAATAG
- a CDS encoding pyridoxal-phosphate-dependent aminotransferase family protein codes for MEKEPLLMLPGPVPMPERVRAAMMRQAINHRGAEFGAVYADCVRVLKTAFGTQNELFVISGSGTAAMEAAVGNFGRGKKIACLVNGKFGERLYKISQRYGTAIEIGSEWGTPLDLAGLEAALQDGAEVVTLVHNETSAAIKNPAEKVGKLARKYDALFVMDGITSIGGDVVQADAWGADIAVVGSQKCLAAPAGLSAISVSERAWSRIAENRPYYLDLAAYRKSAGSKIMETPYTPAVPLFLALREACLILEEEGLGPRIERHRRLSSSVRAAAEAWGLSLFPTIDSDHAYSNTVTAISIPDGVNDSDFRGTVKKMGIEIAGGQDHLKGRIFRIGSMGAIGAPETLATLAAVQYALVKQGFRLKGDGVMAAAGVLG; via the coding sequence ATGGAAAAAGAACCTCTCCTGATGCTTCCGGGCCCGGTCCCCATGCCGGAACGGGTACGGGCTGCGATGATGCGGCAGGCGATAAATCATCGCGGCGCCGAGTTCGGGGCAGTCTATGCCGACTGCGTCCGCGTCTTAAAGACTGCATTCGGTACACAGAACGAACTTTTCGTGATCAGCGGGTCCGGTACCGCGGCCATGGAGGCGGCGGTGGGCAACTTCGGGCGGGGAAAGAAGATTGCCTGCCTCGTGAACGGCAAGTTCGGAGAACGTCTCTACAAGATCTCCCAGCGGTACGGCACCGCAATCGAGATCGGGTCCGAATGGGGAACGCCTCTCGACCTCGCGGGGCTCGAGGCGGCGCTCCAGGACGGGGCGGAGGTCGTGACCCTGGTGCACAACGAGACCTCCGCGGCCATCAAGAACCCGGCGGAGAAGGTCGGGAAGCTCGCCAGGAAGTATGACGCCCTCTTCGTGATGGACGGGATCACCTCCATCGGGGGCGACGTCGTGCAGGCCGACGCCTGGGGAGCGGATATCGCCGTGGTGGGGTCCCAGAAATGTCTCGCCGCACCGGCGGGGCTCTCCGCCATCTCGGTCAGCGAACGGGCGTGGAGCCGTATCGCCGAGAACAGGCCGTACTATCTTGATCTCGCGGCCTACCGGAAGAGCGCAGGCAGCAAAATCATGGAGACCCCCTACACCCCCGCGGTCCCGCTCTTCCTCGCCTTGAGGGAGGCGTGCCTTATCCTTGAGGAAGAGGGGCTCGGTCCCCGCATCGAGCGCCACCGGAGGCTCTCCTCCTCTGTGAGGGCTGCAGCGGAGGCCTGGGGGCTCTCCCTCTTCCCCACCATTGACAGCGACCACGCCTATTCCAACACCGTGACCGCCATCTCCATTCCTGACGGGGTGAACGACAGCGACTTCCGCGGCACGGTCAAGAAGATGGGGATCGAGATCGCCGGCGGCCAGGACCACCTGAAGGGCAGGATCTTCCGTATCGGGAGCATGGGTGCGATAGGTGCGCCGGAGACCCTCGCCACCCTCGCGGCGGTCCAGTATGCCCTGGTGAAGCAGGGCTTCCGCCTGAAAGGGGACGGTGTCATGGCCGCGGCCGGAGTTCTGGGATGA
- the ribC gene encoding riboflavin synthase: MKIGVADTTFARADMGSFAVDELKRHASVSIERVTVPGIKDLPVACKKLIEERRCDIVMALGMPGGKEKDKLCAHEASQGLILCQLMTNTHIIEVFVHEDEAENDRELAWLMEQRTREHAVNAIKLVTRPQDLVKEAGTGQRQGFPDAGPARR; encoded by the coding sequence ATGAAGATCGGCGTCGCGGACACTACGTTCGCCCGGGCCGATATGGGAAGTTTCGCGGTCGACGAGCTGAAGAGGCATGCGAGCGTGAGCATCGAGCGGGTCACGGTGCCGGGGATCAAAGACCTTCCGGTGGCCTGCAAGAAGCTGATCGAAGAACGCCGCTGCGACATCGTGATGGCGCTCGGGATGCCGGGAGGCAAGGAGAAGGACAAACTGTGTGCCCACGAGGCCTCCCAGGGCCTGATCCTCTGCCAGCTGATGACCAACACCCACATCATCGAGGTCTTCGTCCACGAGGATGAGGCGGAGAACGACCGTGAACTGGCCTGGCTGATGGAGCAACGGACGAGGGAGCACGCGGTCAACGCGATAAAACTGGTGACCAGGCCGCAGGACCTGGTGAAAGAGGCCGGGACAGGGCAGCGGCAGGGGTTCCCCGACGCCGGCCCGGCCCGGCGATGA
- the ribH gene encoding 6,7-dimethyl-8-ribityllumazine synthase, whose amino-acid sequence MAIKLGFVVSEFNRDITYMMEVEGREHAAFLGAEVTECMYVPGAYDMPLAIKRMLKKGAVDAVVTIGCVIEGATQHDEIVVQHAARKIIDLSLEFDKPVSLGISGPGMTRLEANERIDYARRAVESAIKMVQRLK is encoded by the coding sequence ATGGCAATAAAACTTGGATTCGTGGTCTCGGAGTTCAACCGGGACATCACCTACATGATGGAGGTGGAAGGCAGGGAGCATGCAGCCTTCCTCGGCGCGGAAGTGACCGAGTGCATGTACGTCCCCGGGGCGTATGACATGCCGCTCGCTATCAAGAGAATGCTGAAGAAAGGTGCGGTGGACGCAGTGGTGACCATCGGGTGCGTCATCGAGGGTGCAACCCAGCACGACGAGATCGTCGTCCAGCACGCCGCCCGGAAGATCATCGACCTCTCGCTCGAGTTCGACAAGCCGGTCTCGCTCGGGATCTCGGGACCGGGCATGACCAGGCTCGAGGCGAACGAGCGGATCGATTACGCACGCCGTGCGGTCGAGTCGGCAATCAAGATGGTCCAGCGGTTGAAATGA
- a CDS encoding pyridoxal phosphate-dependent aminotransferase encodes MRQLSEKVAGIAASATMEITNRARQLQAEGVDVISLSIGEPDFDTPEHIKEACIRALCRGETHYAPSNGIPELQKAIAAKIERENNFPCRPAQVLVTCGGKDAIFDAVMGVVNPGEEVIILDPSWVSYEPCVQIAGAKPIHHALNPRTFQLDDSLLERVGQKSKMIIVNSPSNPSGAVLDEKSLGLVADLCEDFDLFAISDEIYEKLIYGKVHRSLASFSDMAERTITVNGFSKAYAMTGWRLGYAVAPPAIIQAMSKLQQHSISHPTTFAMYGAVAALEGDQGCVGQMQKEFERRRDYLLRELSLMGMETAPADGAFYAFVKVEGDDMDVAERWLDKGHVAVTPGTAFHYPGWERISYATSMENLEKAVTRIRRCRG; translated from the coding sequence ATGAGACAATTGTCGGAGAAGGTCGCCGGCATCGCCGCCTCGGCCACCATGGAGATCACCAACCGGGCACGGCAGCTCCAGGCAGAGGGGGTCGACGTGATCAGCCTCTCTATCGGGGAACCTGACTTCGACACTCCCGAGCATATCAAGGAAGCCTGTATCAGGGCGCTCTGCCGGGGGGAGACCCACTACGCGCCAAGCAACGGGATCCCAGAACTCCAGAAGGCTATCGCGGCAAAGATCGAGCGGGAGAACAATTTCCCCTGCCGTCCCGCCCAGGTGCTGGTGACGTGCGGGGGGAAGGACGCAATCTTCGACGCGGTGATGGGGGTGGTCAACCCCGGAGAAGAGGTGATCATCCTTGACCCTTCGTGGGTCTCCTACGAGCCCTGCGTCCAGATCGCGGGCGCGAAACCGATTCACCATGCGCTGAACCCCCGCACCTTCCAGCTCGACGATTCGCTGCTGGAGCGGGTAGGCCAGAAGAGCAAGATGATCATCGTGAACTCCCCCTCGAACCCGAGCGGGGCGGTACTCGACGAGAAGTCCCTCGGTTTGGTGGCGGATCTTTGCGAAGATTTCGATCTTTTCGCCATATCGGACGAGATCTATGAGAAACTGATCTACGGTAAGGTCCACCGCTCCCTTGCGTCCTTCTCGGACATGGCGGAACGGACCATCACGGTGAACGGCTTTTCCAAGGCCTACGCCATGACCGGGTGGCGGCTGGGATATGCCGTCGCCCCTCCGGCGATCATCCAGGCCATGTCAAAGCTCCAGCAACACTCCATCAGCCACCCGACCACCTTTGCCATGTACGGGGCCGTCGCCGCCCTTGAGGGAGACCAGGGCTGCGTCGGGCAGATGCAGAAGGAGTTCGAGCGCCGGCGTGACTACCTGCTCCGGGAACTCTCCCTCATGGGGATGGAGACCGCCCCCGCGGACGGGGCGTTCTATGCATTCGTGAAGGTGGAAGGCGACGATATGGACGTGGCCGAACGGTGGCTGGACAAGGGGCATGTGGCTGTCACCCCGGGAACCGCGTTCCACTACCCCGGCTGGGAACGGATCTCCTACGCCACCTCGATGGAGAACCTGGAAAAGGCGGTGACCCGGATCCGCCGCTGCCGGGGCTGA
- a CDS encoding HEAT repeat domain-containing protein has protein sequence MTPSDDSVSHYDRELTHMDPDVRWIAVTDLEEEGGPEAVRYLIRALRDPEFISIRWRSAMALGNLGDHTAVEPLIAALGDENDHVREEAADALGRIGDPRAVSSLITALKDPQRGVRLRALSALVRIGDAAKPALENAMGSVEEAFARLAREALDDIQKKDTRT, from the coding sequence ATGACGCCTTCCGATGATTCGGTCTCTCATTATGACCGGGAGCTCACCCACATGGACCCCGATGTCCGCTGGATCGCGGTCACCGATCTGGAAGAGGAAGGCGGCCCTGAAGCGGTCCGGTATCTCATACGGGCCCTCCGGGACCCTGAATTCATCAGCATACGATGGCGATCGGCTATGGCACTCGGAAATCTTGGGGACCATACCGCGGTGGAACCCCTCATCGCGGCGCTCGGAGACGAGAACGATCACGTCCGGGAAGAAGCTGCGGATGCACTCGGACGTATCGGGGACCCCAGGGCAGTATCCTCACTGATCACGGCGCTGAAAGATCCCCAGCGGGGGGTCCGGCTCCGTGCGCTGAGTGCGCTGGTCAGGATCGGTGACGCGGCGAAGCCCGCGCTGGAGAACGCCATGGGGAGCGTGGAAGAGGCGTTTGCCCGCCTGGCGAGGGAAGCGCTCGACGATATCCAGAAGAAGGACACGAGGACCTGA
- a CDS encoding arsenate reductase/protein-tyrosine-phosphatase family protein has product MEGKTRAGDSLSGKDRSGEKRSVLFVCNRNAGRSPLAEGLLRGIYGDRYEVYSAGVRSSTINPLVGEVLGEQGIEARALCSKALDDIPPGPFDRVVLLTAPEEGSPSLPEAREYLRYPFPDPRSGGGGGGSDLEGFRALRDMMADWIVREF; this is encoded by the coding sequence ATGGAAGGAAAAACAAGGGCTGGGGATTCCCTTTCCGGTAAGGACCGGTCCGGGGAGAAGCGATCGGTGCTGTTCGTCTGCAACAGAAATGCGGGCAGGTCACCCCTTGCCGAAGGGTTACTCAGGGGAATCTACGGCGACCGGTACGAGGTGTATAGCGCAGGGGTCCGTTCCTCTACGATCAACCCCCTCGTCGGCGAAGTCCTCGGGGAACAGGGAATAGAGGCCCGGGCCCTCTGTTCCAAGGCGCTCGACGACATTCCTCCCGGCCCCTTCGATCGCGTGGTGCTCCTCACGGCGCCGGAAGAAGGGTCCCCGTCTCTCCCGGAGGCCCGGGAATACCTTCGATACCCGTTCCCGGATCCCCGTTCGGGTGGGGGTGGCGGTGGCAGCGACCTCGAAGGGTTCCGCGCACTCAGAGACATGATGGCAGACTGGATAGTGAGAGAATTTTAG
- a CDS encoding carboxymuconolactone decarboxylase family protein: MELFVRECPGLAKALEGIVDAQRSLEGMGGKTRQLVNLAIQTANRNPRGVLFHSRMAREAGASRGEVIGAVVMNLHLSGLAPVLDCLPAAVEGYGSD; the protein is encoded by the coding sequence ATGGAACTCTTTGTCCGGGAGTGCCCCGGACTTGCGAAGGCGCTTGAAGGAATAGTGGACGCCCAGCGGTCGCTGGAGGGAATGGGCGGTAAGACCCGGCAACTGGTGAACCTCGCGATCCAGACCGCCAACAGGAACCCGCGGGGGGTATTGTTCCACTCCCGCATGGCACGGGAGGCGGGCGCGAGCCGGGGCGAGGTGATCGGGGCCGTGGTGATGAACCTTCACCTCTCCGGGCTCGCTCCGGTCCTCGACTGCCTTCCCGCGGCGGTGGAGGGATACGGATCCGACTAA
- a CDS encoding ornithine cyclodeaminase family protein gives MRILTAGEVRKALPMDLAISAMEDAFSAFSSGKSVCPPRTRMKVPEESTDLLFMPASYRSGTVSPVAVKTLGVNPGNAGRGIPTVHASVLLADGATGAPLALLEGGALTAIRTGAASGLATRLLSRPGSRVLAIFGTGTQARAQALGVCAVRRIEELRVFSPHRAHVAAFIRECAGRDSLPERIVPASSPGDALKGADIVCTATTSSTPVFSDDCLNTGAHINAVGSYLPGNAEIPPETVARARVYVDSREAAFSEAGDLILPLARGVIGELHVQGELGELLQGRVPGRQSPEAITLFKSVGIAVQDVAAAWECYRNALRLGIGQDIGW, from the coding sequence ATGAGGATCCTTACTGCCGGTGAGGTCCGGAAGGCCCTGCCCATGGACCTGGCGATCTCGGCGATGGAAGATGCCTTTTCCGCGTTCTCCTCGGGAAAGTCCGTATGCCCGCCCCGCACCAGGATGAAAGTCCCCGAGGAATCGACCGATTTGCTTTTCATGCCCGCTTCGTATCGTTCCGGGACGGTTTCCCCGGTGGCGGTGAAGACGTTGGGGGTGAATCCCGGAAATGCCGGCCGCGGGATCCCCACGGTGCACGCCTCGGTACTCCTCGCCGACGGCGCTACGGGAGCCCCTCTCGCGCTCCTGGAGGGCGGGGCCCTTACCGCGATTCGCACCGGCGCCGCGTCGGGGCTCGCGACCCGGCTCCTCTCCCGGCCCGGGAGTCGTGTTCTGGCCATATTCGGCACGGGAACGCAGGCGAGGGCCCAGGCACTCGGGGTATGTGCGGTGCGCCGGATAGAAGAACTACGGGTATTCTCGCCACACCGTGCGCATGTCGCGGCGTTCATCAGGGAATGTGCGGGGAGGGATAGCCTCCCGGAGCGGATCGTCCCGGCCTCTTCACCGGGAGACGCGCTGAAGGGGGCGGATATTGTCTGTACCGCCACCACCTCTTCGACCCCGGTGTTTTCCGACGACTGCCTGAACACCGGGGCCCATATCAACGCAGTAGGATCGTATCTTCCCGGCAACGCAGAGATCCCCCCGGAGACCGTGGCACGGGCCCGGGTTTATGTCGACAGCAGGGAGGCGGCCTTCTCAGAGGCGGGGGACCTCATCCTCCCCCTCGCGCGGGGCGTGATCGGGGAACTTCACGTGCAGGGAGAGCTTGGCGAACTCCTCCAGGGGAGGGTCCCGGGCAGGCAGAGCCCGGAGGCGATCACCCTCTTCAAATCCGTTGGGATCGCGGTCCAGGATGTGGCGGCGGCATGGGAATGTTACCGGAACGCCCTCCGCCTGGGAATCGGACAGGATATCGGGTGGTAG
- a CDS encoding cupin domain-containing protein, which translates to MIVRKLSELPRTVVLDGSHLVEYLHPERGPNPPAIGYSLAHAIVGAGESTLPHRLKSSSEVYVLLNGKGVIHVDDVQAEVCPGMAVVVPPGERQWIENTGDTDLEFLVIVEPYWREEDEDTE; encoded by the coding sequence ATGATCGTCAGGAAGCTCTCGGAACTCCCCCGGACTGTGGTACTCGACGGATCGCACCTGGTGGAGTACCTGCACCCGGAACGGGGACCAAACCCTCCGGCGATTGGCTACAGTCTTGCCCACGCCATTGTCGGCGCCGGCGAAAGTACCCTGCCCCACAGGCTGAAGTCTTCGAGCGAGGTCTACGTGCTCCTGAACGGAAAAGGGGTGATCCACGTGGATGATGTGCAGGCAGAGGTGTGCCCCGGGATGGCGGTCGTGGTGCCTCCCGGGGAACGGCAGTGGATCGAGAACACCGGGGATACCGACCTCGAGTTCCTGGTGATCGTGGAGCCATACTGGAGGGAAGAGGATGAAGACACGGAATGA
- a CDS encoding nucleoside deaminase, with amino-acid sequence MKTRNEDPEMHGKFMDAALDEARTGLSEGGIPIGSVLVRNGTVIGRGHNRRVQEDDPMLHAEIDCLRNAGRQAQYRDCILYSTLMPCYLCAGAVVQFRIPVVVAGESRNFTGAQEFLADQGIRVIDLDRDDCRSLLAGFIAEHPALWNEDIGEI; translated from the coding sequence ATGAAGACACGGAATGAGGACCCTGAAATGCATGGAAAATTCATGGACGCAGCCCTTGACGAGGCCCGTACAGGCCTTTCGGAAGGAGGAATTCCCATCGGTTCGGTGCTGGTCCGAAATGGCACGGTGATTGGCAGGGGCCATAACCGGCGGGTCCAGGAGGACGACCCTATGCTGCACGCGGAGATCGACTGCTTAAGGAACGCCGGGCGGCAAGCGCAGTATCGCGACTGCATCCTCTATTCGACCCTGATGCCCTGCTACCTGTGTGCCGGTGCCGTGGTCCAGTTCCGGATCCCGGTGGTCGTGGCCGGAGAGTCGCGAAATTTCACCGGAGCGCAGGAGTTTCTCGCCGACCAGGGAATAAGGGTGATCGATCTCGACCGGGATGACTGCAGATCGCTTCTTGCCGGGTTTATCGCGGAACATCCCGCGCTGTGGAACGAGGACATCGGGGAGATCTGA
- the budA gene encoding acetolactate decarboxylase, which produces MAYSTTVYAAALLAVGLVIGIAAGITLIPSQAGTPPDRDALYQVSTIDTLLLGAFDGVYNFSTLETKGDFGIAVFDRLDGEIIGFDGTFYQIRSDGTVHEVRGDATTPFATVTWFEPDTRVWIARADNISDFTTQLEAALPSSNLFYAVRIQGTFPEMKTRAVSRQEKPYPRLVDACKEQSVFMLNNTRGTIAGFYTPEMVEGLNIPGLHIHYLTDDRAAGGHILDFSVENATVELDSTSRFTMWLPEGDQYAGYDLSEDLSGELSVVEKGGPSTTPASG; this is translated from the coding sequence ATGGCATACTCCACCACTGTATACGCGGCGGCATTGCTTGCGGTGGGACTGGTCATCGGGATAGCGGCAGGCATTACGCTCATTCCTTCCCAGGCGGGAACGCCCCCCGACCGCGACGCCCTGTACCAGGTCTCGACGATAGACACGCTGCTCCTCGGCGCGTTCGACGGCGTCTATAACTTCAGCACCCTGGAAACCAAAGGAGACTTCGGTATCGCCGTATTCGATCGTCTTGACGGCGAGATTATCGGATTCGACGGGACGTTTTACCAGATCAGGTCGGACGGGACGGTGCACGAGGTCCGGGGGGACGCGACAACTCCCTTCGCCACGGTCACCTGGTTTGAACCCGATACCCGGGTATGGATTGCCAGGGCGGACAATATCTCCGATTTCACTACCCAGCTCGAAGCGGCGCTTCCTTCTTCGAACCTTTTTTATGCGGTCCGTATCCAAGGGACATTCCCTGAGATGAAGACCCGGGCCGTCTCCCGGCAGGAGAAGCCGTATCCCAGGCTGGTCGACGCCTGCAAGGAGCAGTCCGTGTTCATGCTGAACAACACCCGCGGGACAATTGCCGGGTTTTATACGCCCGAGATGGTGGAAGGACTCAATATTCCCGGGCTCCATATCCACTACCTCACCGATGACCGTGCGGCCGGCGGGCATATTCTTGACTTTTCGGTTGAGAATGCCACGGTTGAACTGGACTCCACATCCCGGTTCACCATGTGGCTGCCTGAAGGGGACCAGTATGCAGGATATGACCTTTCGGAGGACCTTTCAGGGGAGCTCTCGGTGGTAGAGAAGGGCGGGCCCTCCACCACTCCGGCGTCCGGGTGA